Proteins encoded within one genomic window of Acidicapsa ligni:
- a CDS encoding DUF481 domain-containing protein, with protein MRFLNPFALRHRSAALAASLPMMAALLLPTVTFADTITLKNGDHLTGTVTQLAGGKLTLTTSYAGDLTITFDQVTDVKLDKPVVLSRTNKVGKKTETKTSNISGIERTNSGFTVTTPSGTEPVPAAELTTLRTTAGEQAYQASLHPGWLHAWTGAANVSFALARGNSNTTTLGLGAAFTRPTPTDKTSLYYNEIYTHDGLADATTANNNSAGARYDHNLNPKYFGFGTGDFYTDALQELDLRAVLGGGLGWHAIAKPKQQLDILGGLVWTHESYSAVPANDTTTPITPVVPPQVNSFAALDFGEQYSRQMGSNSTFTEQAYIFPNLADTSQFRFTLNSVLSTKIKSFLSWQTAVNDVYVTNPPSGTKDNDFILTTGLGFTFSRK; from the coding sequence GTGCGTTTTCTTAATCCATTTGCTCTTCGGCACCGTTCTGCCGCGCTCGCTGCCTCTCTTCCAATGATGGCTGCGCTGTTGCTTCCCACAGTTACGTTCGCCGACACGATCACGCTGAAGAATGGCGATCATCTCACAGGAACAGTTACCCAGCTTGCGGGTGGCAAACTCACCCTCACCACAAGTTATGCAGGCGATCTGACAATTACCTTTGACCAAGTAACAGACGTGAAGCTCGACAAGCCAGTTGTGCTCTCCAGAACGAACAAGGTCGGCAAGAAAACCGAGACTAAGACATCCAACATATCGGGCATCGAGCGCACGAACTCCGGTTTTACCGTGACGACGCCCAGTGGCACTGAGCCTGTGCCTGCTGCGGAGCTGACCACCCTGCGCACTACAGCCGGCGAACAAGCCTACCAGGCATCGCTGCATCCCGGATGGCTCCACGCATGGACAGGCGCGGCCAATGTCAGCTTTGCCCTGGCTCGCGGTAACAGCAACACGACGACTCTAGGCCTGGGAGCGGCGTTCACACGGCCTACCCCCACGGACAAGACATCGCTCTACTACAACGAGATCTACACGCATGATGGTCTGGCGGACGCAACGACGGCCAATAACAACTCTGCCGGTGCGCGGTACGACCATAACCTCAACCCCAAATACTTCGGCTTCGGCACTGGCGATTTCTATACAGACGCACTCCAGGAGCTGGACCTGCGTGCCGTTCTCGGTGGTGGACTTGGCTGGCATGCGATTGCAAAACCCAAGCAGCAGTTGGACATCCTCGGTGGACTTGTCTGGACGCATGAAAGCTACAGCGCTGTTCCTGCCAACGATACGACCACGCCAATTACGCCCGTGGTGCCGCCCCAGGTCAACAGTTTTGCTGCCCTCGATTTTGGAGAGCAGTACAGCCGCCAGATGGGGTCGAACAGCACCTTTACCGAACAGGCTTACATCTTCCCAAATCTAGCCGACACCAGCCAGTTCCGCTTCACTCTAAACAGCGTGCTGAGCACGAAGATCAAGTCTTTTCTCAGTTGGCAGACCGCAGTCAACGATGTCTACGTCACCAACCCTCCGTCCGGAACCAAGGATAATGACTTCATCCTGACGACCGGCCTTGGCTTCACCTTTAGCCGGAAATAA
- a CDS encoding glycoside hydrolase family 3 C-terminal domain-containing protein, giving the protein MKSNRSLTLLPYAVLLGVFALPCAAQQPDYLNTQLTPEARAHDLVSRMTLDEKASQLEDWAPAIPRLGIPDYQTWNEALHGVARAGYATVFPQAIGMAATWDPKMVHTMGDIISTEARAKYNQAQREGNHRIFYGLTFWSPNINIFRDPRWGRGQETYGEDPFLTSRMGVAFVTGVQGDDPDHPKAVATSKHFAVHSGPESQRHTFDVHPSQRDLEETYLPAFRATVVDGHVKSVMCAYNAIDTFAACANKNLLQDHLRKAWGFNGFVVSDCAAIMDVFNGHKNAPDILHAAAISIEAGTDLSCSIWAPGFNTLADAVRQKVVSEDLITRSAERLYTARFQLGLFDPLGSNPLDNIPFNVNDSEADSFQAMKAAEEAIVLLKNDGTLPFMETPAKIAVVGPEADLLVGLEGNYNGVPRMPIEPIDGIVDQFPGSQIHYAQGSTLAEGAKVPVPRTVFNNGTGLLTEFFATPDWTGRPVATRTEAGIQDNWGDSLPVDELDTHTYSVRWSGALAVPAAGHYTFSIEPEDAFPYSPKDSFRLTLDGKVLAEGDLRKKIDISAMGNFKSAPGASPSAPPIMNGNAPAVVSVDFADTTPHEFKLEYSHTGDQAGGGLYLKWEAPAQAQLDEAVAAAKKSDVVVAFVGLSPQLEGEEMPIKIDGFAGGDRTKIALPAAQQKLLEAVAATGKPVVVVLMSGSAVALPWAKDHAAAVLEAWYPGEQGGAAIARTLAGINNPAGRLPVTFYNSVDDLPAFTDYSLKGRTYRYYTGKPEWGFGYGLSYSSFKYGPVKLSAPSIQAGQPLSATVSVTNLSKIGGDEVVEAYLKTPQTEGPIHSLAAFQRIHLQAGETREVTLHINPRQLSSVDDKGERSVLAGKYQLTVASTQPQETAVKSAADFTVTGSQALPR; this is encoded by the coding sequence ATGAAATCCAATCGCTCGCTTACCCTGCTTCCCTATGCTGTCCTGCTGGGTGTTTTTGCATTGCCGTGCGCTGCGCAACAGCCCGACTATCTCAACACGCAACTGACGCCTGAGGCCCGCGCTCACGATCTTGTCTCCCGCATGACGCTGGATGAAAAAGCATCGCAGCTTGAGGACTGGGCGCCTGCGATTCCGCGCCTCGGCATCCCCGACTACCAGACGTGGAATGAAGCCCTGCATGGGGTTGCGCGCGCAGGGTATGCGACCGTATTTCCGCAGGCTATCGGCATGGCGGCTACCTGGGACCCGAAGATGGTGCATACCATGGGTGACATCATCTCCACCGAAGCGCGCGCCAAGTATAATCAGGCTCAGCGCGAGGGCAATCATCGGATCTTCTACGGCCTCACCTTCTGGTCGCCGAACATCAACATCTTCCGTGATCCTCGCTGGGGACGCGGGCAGGAGACCTATGGCGAAGACCCGTTCCTGACCAGCAGGATGGGAGTCGCCTTCGTCACCGGTGTGCAGGGAGATGATCCGGACCATCCGAAAGCCGTGGCAACGAGCAAGCATTTTGCCGTGCACAGCGGACCCGAATCGCAGCGCCATACTTTCGACGTGCATCCAAGCCAGCGCGATCTCGAAGAGACGTATCTGCCCGCCTTCCGCGCAACGGTCGTGGATGGCCACGTCAAGTCAGTGATGTGCGCCTATAACGCCATCGATACCTTCGCGGCCTGCGCCAATAAAAATCTTCTTCAGGATCATCTGCGCAAAGCATGGGGTTTCAATGGCTTCGTCGTCTCCGATTGCGCAGCCATCATGGACGTCTTCAACGGCCATAAGAACGCGCCTGACATCCTGCATGCCGCCGCGATCTCTATTGAAGCAGGGACTGATCTTTCGTGCAGCATCTGGGCGCCGGGATTCAACACGCTCGCCGATGCGGTCCGCCAGAAGGTCGTTTCAGAAGACCTGATCACGCGCTCCGCCGAACGCCTGTATACCGCGCGCTTTCAGCTTGGGCTCTTCGATCCACTCGGATCCAATCCGCTGGACAACATTCCGTTCAACGTAAACGACTCCGAAGCAGACAGCTTTCAAGCGATGAAAGCCGCAGAGGAAGCGATTGTTCTGCTCAAGAATGACGGCACGCTTCCCTTCATGGAGACACCTGCCAAAATTGCGGTCGTGGGCCCGGAGGCAGACCTGCTGGTCGGCCTGGAGGGTAACTACAACGGAGTTCCCCGCATGCCGATTGAGCCGATCGACGGCATTGTCGATCAGTTCCCTGGATCGCAGATTCACTATGCGCAGGGCAGCACCCTGGCCGAGGGGGCGAAGGTTCCAGTGCCGCGTACGGTCTTCAACAACGGCACCGGATTGTTGACCGAGTTTTTTGCCACTCCTGATTGGACGGGCCGTCCGGTAGCCACGCGCACCGAAGCTGGCATTCAGGACAACTGGGGCGATTCGCTTCCTGTCGACGAACTCGACACGCACACCTACTCCGTGCGCTGGAGCGGGGCTTTGGCTGTTCCCGCTGCGGGTCATTACACCTTCAGCATTGAGCCTGAGGATGCTTTTCCCTACTCGCCGAAGGATAGCTTCCGGCTGACGCTCGACGGCAAAGTTCTGGCCGAGGGCGACCTTCGTAAAAAGATTGATATCTCGGCCATGGGTAACTTCAAATCCGCTCCGGGAGCATCGCCCAGCGCGCCGCCGATCATGAACGGCAATGCTCCAGCCGTGGTCTCTGTCGACTTTGCCGACACCACTCCGCATGAGTTCAAGCTGGAATACAGCCACACCGGCGATCAGGCCGGCGGCGGACTCTATCTCAAGTGGGAAGCACCAGCCCAGGCCCAGCTCGATGAAGCCGTTGCTGCTGCTAAGAAATCCGATGTGGTGGTCGCGTTTGTCGGGCTTTCTCCGCAGTTGGAAGGCGAAGAAATGCCGATCAAGATTGATGGCTTTGCGGGCGGCGACCGCACCAAGATCGCACTGCCTGCAGCCCAGCAAAAACTGCTTGAAGCTGTCGCAGCAACCGGCAAACCAGTCGTCGTTGTGCTGATGAGCGGCAGTGCAGTTGCGCTTCCCTGGGCCAAAGATCACGCCGCTGCGGTACTCGAAGCATGGTATCCGGGCGAGCAGGGCGGAGCCGCGATTGCACGCACTCTTGCCGGAATTAACAATCCCGCAGGTCGCCTGCCTGTCACGTTCTATAACAGCGTGGACGATCTGCCCGCCTTTACCGACTACAGCCTCAAGGGACGCACCTATCGTTACTACACAGGCAAGCCGGAGTGGGGATTTGGTTATGGTCTTAGTTACTCCAGCTTCAAGTACGGGCCGGTGAAGCTATCCGCACCCAGCATTCAGGCCGGTCAACCTTTGAGTGCAACTGTCAGCGTCACCAACCTGAGCAAGATAGGCGGCGACGAAGTGGTCGAAGCCTACCTCAAGACACCACAGACTGAGGGACCGATCCACTCGCTGGCGGCCTTCCAGCGTATTCATCTACAGGCGGGAGAGACACGGGAAGTGACTCTTCATATCAATCCCCGCCAACTCTCCAGCGTCGATGACAAGGGTGAGCGCAGCGTGTTAGCCGGCAAATATCAGCTCACAGTAGCATCAACTCAACCCCAGGAAACGGCAGTCAAATCTGCTGCCGACTTCACCGTCACCGGTTCGCAGGCGTTGCCTCGCTAA
- a CDS encoding LacI family DNA-binding transcriptional regulator translates to MSRKGSRTTVPSKPDIRTVAALAKVSIATVSRTINSSPAVSQKLSQRVWQAIEQLNYFPNTHARSLVSGRSRIFGIIVENITNPFFPELISSFEEIAVAHGYEILVSSSNINSASQLTSCVRRMLERKVEGVAVLTFGSEESVLDQLSIHNMPIVLAEFHLDDPKVSTILLDYSAGIQAAVQHLVGLGHSRIGFLAGPHELHSAVTRVKDFQKSMADVGLSVQKSWIIECDHTLKGGVVGFEKLTALQNRPTAVICSNDMTAIGVLRAVYMTGLRVPEDLSVIGLDDIDFAEFTLPPLTTIRLSRQELAKAAFDALLLQAENAANGPNAAQVIQREFLVSTSLVVRGSTAGPSPD, encoded by the coding sequence GTGAGTCGCAAAGGTAGCCGCACAACCGTTCCCAGCAAACCCGATATTCGCACCGTGGCAGCATTGGCCAAGGTCTCGATTGCCACCGTCTCACGCACGATCAACTCCTCGCCCGCCGTCAGCCAGAAGCTATCGCAGCGCGTCTGGCAGGCCATCGAGCAGTTGAATTATTTTCCGAACACCCATGCGCGCAGCCTGGTATCAGGCCGCAGCCGCATTTTCGGCATCATTGTTGAAAACATTACCAATCCCTTCTTCCCCGAGCTTATCTCCAGCTTTGAAGAAATCGCCGTCGCTCACGGCTACGAAATCCTGGTCAGTTCCTCCAACATTAACTCCGCGAGCCAGCTCACCAGTTGCGTCCGGCGCATGCTTGAGCGCAAGGTCGAGGGCGTTGCGGTTCTGACCTTCGGCAGCGAGGAGTCGGTACTCGATCAACTCTCCATCCATAACATGCCGATTGTTCTGGCCGAGTTTCACCTTGACGATCCCAAGGTCAGCACGATCCTGCTCGACTATTCAGCAGGTATTCAGGCCGCCGTTCAGCACCTCGTCGGGCTTGGCCATAGCCGTATCGGATTTCTAGCCGGCCCACACGAACTCCACTCCGCCGTCACCCGCGTCAAGGACTTCCAGAAGTCCATGGCAGACGTTGGTCTCTCGGTCCAGAAGAGCTGGATCATCGAATGCGATCACACGCTCAAAGGCGGCGTTGTCGGGTTTGAAAAACTGACCGCGCTTCAAAACCGTCCAACTGCGGTCATCTGCTCCAACGACATGACGGCTATTGGAGTGTTGCGCGCTGTTTACATGACTGGCCTGCGCGTACCTGAAGATCTTTCCGTCATCGGCCTCGACGATATCGACTTTGCCGAGTTCACTTTGCCGCCGCTCACGACAATTCGCCTGTCGCGACAGGAGTTGGCGAAAGCCGCGTTCGATGCACTATTACTGCAGGCTGAGAATGCAGCCAATGGTCCGAACGCAGCACAAGTCATCCAGCGTGAGTTTCTGGTCTCGACCAGTTTGGTAGTCCGCGGCTCAACTGCCGGGCCCAGCCCCGACTAA
- a CDS encoding lysophospholipid acyltransferase family protein: MVLFLSFMVCWLRFGLTRLRGPISPHQRAEWMQFCGRITLASMGIRYRVEGPLPNGPTLIVANHLSYLDIAICSAALPCAFVAKSEIASWPAFGFLARLGGTIFVDRGSRLSAWDTAESMGLRLDSGVPVLLFPEGTSTDGSEVQRFHSTLFAPAIEAGLAVIPAAIFYEPWTADIAESHFCWFGDESFFPHLMRVLGTERFTAVVRFGDAEVFPDRRTAAWRSHDAVQRLREKERRDASYEFATKRRVA; encoded by the coding sequence TTGGTCCTGTTTCTTTCTTTCATGGTGTGCTGGCTGCGCTTCGGTCTCACGCGCCTTCGCGGTCCTATCTCTCCGCATCAACGGGCGGAGTGGATGCAGTTTTGTGGGCGGATCACGCTGGCGTCCATGGGCATTCGCTACCGAGTCGAGGGCCCATTGCCGAATGGCCCGACCCTGATTGTCGCCAACCATCTCAGTTATCTGGATATCGCGATTTGCAGTGCTGCTCTGCCATGCGCGTTCGTAGCGAAGAGCGAGATCGCCTCCTGGCCAGCATTTGGCTTCCTGGCGCGGTTGGGTGGAACAATCTTCGTCGATCGCGGTAGCCGTCTGAGTGCGTGGGATACAGCAGAGTCGATGGGGCTGCGGCTGGACTCAGGGGTGCCGGTCCTGCTCTTTCCCGAAGGGACAAGCACGGATGGCAGTGAAGTACAGCGCTTTCACTCCACGCTGTTTGCACCGGCGATCGAGGCGGGACTGGCCGTGATTCCAGCGGCAATCTTTTACGAGCCATGGACGGCGGATATTGCCGAGAGCCACTTTTGCTGGTTTGGAGATGAATCGTTCTTCCCGCACCTGATGAGGGTTCTTGGAACGGAGCGATTTACAGCAGTGGTTCGGTTTGGCGATGCGGAGGTCTTTCCCGATCGGCGCACGGCTGCCTGGCGAAGTCATGATGCCGTGCAACGCCTGCGAGAAAAAGAACGGCGCGATGCTTCGTATGAGTTCGCGACGAAACGCCGGGTTGCCTGA
- a CDS encoding GNAT family N-acetyltransferase: MITRSGVPVASRSAVAATPLWDVSLSGSYPDFYSGGGVALLPIAGSVAEVEPCTPVHPPRPRIHAEVGHYRVRLAESVVDRDAICRLRFKVFNIELGKGLESSYETGLDTDQFDLFCEHLLVEDKADGRIVGTYRMQSGATARENLGYYSEQEFDLSIYESMRGEILELGRAAIDREHRTPEVLTLLWRGIAQYATDMQLRYLIGCSSLNSVDPREGWGMYRQLGNYRVAQELETIPMRGFECPDAVVNESSEEAVKVPKLLRTYLAIGARICSAPAWDKEFGTIDFLTLLDLRTISSSARNRFLAPLTQ; this comes from the coding sequence GTGATTACCCGTTCAGGCGTTCCAGTTGCTTCCAGGTCGGCGGTGGCTGCCACACCGCTTTGGGATGTATCGCTTTCTGGCTCCTACCCGGATTTCTATTCGGGTGGCGGGGTAGCTCTTTTGCCAATTGCGGGTTCGGTTGCTGAGGTTGAGCCCTGCACTCCAGTTCATCCGCCGCGTCCTCGCATTCATGCCGAGGTTGGTCATTATCGCGTCCGGCTGGCTGAGTCCGTAGTGGATCGCGATGCTATCTGCCGTTTGCGTTTTAAAGTCTTCAATATAGAACTAGGCAAAGGGCTTGAGTCCTCGTACGAGACAGGCCTGGACACGGATCAGTTCGACCTCTTCTGCGAGCACCTGCTGGTGGAAGACAAAGCCGATGGGCGTATCGTGGGCACTTACCGTATGCAATCCGGAGCCACTGCGCGCGAAAACCTGGGCTACTACTCCGAGCAGGAGTTCGACCTCTCCATCTATGAATCGATGCGTGGAGAGATCCTCGAACTGGGGCGCGCGGCCATTGATCGCGAACATCGCACCCCTGAGGTGCTTACCCTGCTCTGGCGCGGAATTGCACAGTACGCCACAGACATGCAGTTGCGTTATTTGATTGGGTGCTCCTCGCTGAATTCAGTAGACCCGCGCGAGGGCTGGGGAATGTATCGCCAGCTTGGTAACTATCGCGTTGCGCAGGAGCTGGAAACGATCCCCATGCGTGGGTTTGAGTGCCCGGATGCTGTTGTGAATGAAAGCTCGGAGGAAGCTGTAAAGGTGCCGAAATTGCTCAGGACGTATCTGGCAATTGGAGCGCGTATTTGCAGCGCTCCCGCCTGGGATAAGGAGTTTGGGACGATCGATTTCCTGACGCTGTTGGATCTGCGTACGATTTCGTCGTCTGCGCGGAACCGCTTCCTGGCGCCGCTGACCCAGTGA
- a CDS encoding MoaD/ThiS family protein: protein MSVKVVLPNAFQKHTNNVREIDSNAANLPELVTDMEGRFPALRQHLRGEDGEVRKFINFYVNEEDIRFLGNEKYAFQDGDEVLVIPSIAGGCC from the coding sequence ATGTCAGTTAAGGTAGTGTTGCCAAATGCGTTTCAGAAACATACGAATAACGTTCGCGAGATTGATAGCAATGCGGCGAACCTGCCGGAGTTGGTGACAGATATGGAAGGCCGCTTTCCCGCGCTGCGCCAGCATCTGCGTGGCGAGGATGGCGAGGTTCGCAAGTTCATCAACTTTTATGTAAACGAGGAAGATATTCGCTTTCTCGGCAACGAGAAGTATGCGTTCCAGGATGGCGATGAAGTGCTGGTGATCCCCTCGATTGCCGGCGGTTGCTGCTAA
- the thrC gene encoding threonine synthase, protein MTASYELRCKECGKCYENQPLSICDSCFSPLEVSFDLDYARSRFTRDAISAGPLNMWRYRALLPVSDSYVPTTPAGLTPLVEAPRLAKRIGANNLYIKNDAVCMPTLSFKDRVVAVALANAQAFGFDTVGCSSTGNLANAVAAGAARLGLKTYILVPADLEPAKILNTQVYGATLIRIDGNYDHCNRLCSQIAEKYNWGFVNVNLRPYYAEGSKTVGYEIAEQLGWRLPDNVVVPMAGGSLITKIKKAFSELIALGLVKEKHVRFFGAQATGCSPISTAVKNGADGIEPQRPNTIARSLAIGNPADGPYAIRVIRETGGWAEDVSDIEIVSAIQELAETEGIFTETAGGVTTAVTARLYAHGRIKPDELTVSCITGNGLKTTDVLTGAYQQSVPVRPRMSDFVTYLEEQQAALTGAGVEYVS, encoded by the coding sequence ATGACTGCGTCTTATGAACTGCGATGTAAGGAGTGCGGCAAGTGTTACGAGAATCAGCCGCTGTCAATCTGTGATTCGTGTTTTTCTCCCCTGGAAGTTAGCTTCGACTTAGATTATGCCCGCTCCCGTTTTACCCGTGATGCCATCTCTGCAGGACCGCTGAACATGTGGCGCTACCGTGCGTTGCTGCCGGTTTCGGATAGCTATGTTCCCACGACTCCTGCCGGTCTGACTCCGCTAGTGGAAGCGCCGCGTCTTGCCAAGCGCATTGGCGCGAACAATCTCTACATCAAAAATGATGCCGTCTGCATGCCGACGCTGAGCTTCAAGGATCGCGTCGTCGCGGTCGCGCTGGCCAATGCCCAGGCCTTTGGATTCGATACCGTCGGCTGCTCCTCGACAGGCAACCTGGCGAACGCAGTAGCTGCCGGCGCGGCTCGCCTGGGATTGAAGACCTACATCCTCGTACCCGCCGATCTGGAACCGGCGAAGATCCTGAACACGCAGGTCTATGGCGCGACACTGATTCGCATCGACGGCAACTATGACCACTGCAACCGCCTCTGCTCGCAGATTGCGGAGAAGTACAACTGGGGTTTCGTGAACGTGAACTTGCGGCCTTATTACGCTGAGGGTTCGAAGACCGTGGGCTATGAAATCGCCGAGCAGCTCGGCTGGCGTCTGCCGGACAATGTAGTGGTCCCGATGGCCGGCGGATCGCTCATCACCAAGATCAAAAAGGCTTTCAGCGAACTGATTGCTCTCGGCCTGGTGAAAGAGAAGCATGTTCGTTTCTTTGGTGCCCAGGCGACTGGATGCTCGCCGATTTCAACAGCAGTGAAGAATGGCGCGGACGGCATTGAGCCGCAGCGGCCGAACACGATTGCGCGCTCGCTGGCGATTGGCAATCCTGCCGATGGACCGTATGCGATTCGCGTAATTCGCGAGACGGGCGGATGGGCCGAGGATGTTTCAGACATCGAGATTGTTTCGGCGATCCAGGAACTGGCTGAGACTGAAGGCATCTTCACCGAGACGGCTGGCGGAGTTACAACCGCTGTCACCGCTCGTCTCTACGCGCATGGACGCATCAAGCCCGATGAACTGACCGTAAGCTGCATTACCGGCAACGGCCTCAAGACCACGGATGTACTGACCGGCGCCTACCAGCAGTCCGTGCCAGTGCGGCCTCGTATGTCGGATTTTGTAACGTATCTCGAAGAACAGCAAGCGGCCTTAACGGGCGCGGGAGTGGAATATGTCAGTTAA
- a CDS encoding type II toxin-antitoxin system RelE family toxin, with translation MKLPLEIVLTKSAAKSLNALDVPTRKRISEKIEAVAADPLNPTNSYPLQGSDKRSARVGGYRILLLIKEPNLLVVDIESRGQVYRRI, from the coding sequence GTGAAGTTGCCGCTTGAAATTGTTCTGACAAAAAGCGCTGCAAAAAGCCTCAATGCACTGGATGTACCAACCCGTAAGCGAATATCCGAAAAGATTGAAGCTGTTGCGGCTGATCCTTTGAATCCGACAAATTCCTATCCGCTGCAGGGGAGTGATAAGCGTTCCGCCCGCGTGGGTGGGTATAGGATCCTTTTATTGATCAAAGAACCGAATCTTCTGGTTGTCGATATCGAGTCGCGCGGGCAGGTTTATCGCAGAATTTGA
- a CDS encoding chitobiase/beta-hexosaminidase C-terminal domain-containing protein yields MSVMKAVVSVLAIVLLSGLSSGLSIDGMDGGLSLTASAQTPMQAGVPILSTKAAQNGAVIVSLASPTPGATVRYTVDGMAPTATSPIYQAPFLVTSNATVTAYATAPGNRDSAVVRKSFALNIPAGTLVWSDEFDNKTSANQQPDATVWGYETGSSGFGNHELEDYCAWGSTAAPCDPSQPNAYVGTDGLLHVVARKTATGAYTSARLKSQGLFSLQYGRLEVRAKVPEAQGMWPAFWTLGNNIATVGWPASGEQDILERVNAALKPDWNEGSIHGKGFVGDDGLGTKFYFPEGQTASGWHTYGMIWKKDSVAYYVDDPSKPYVTYTNPESLTKFKNPVWPFDTGDSVFLLINLAVGGDWPKNPDATAEFPADFQVDYVRLYAN; encoded by the coding sequence ATGTCTGTGATGAAGGCTGTTGTGTCTGTCCTGGCGATTGTTTTGCTGAGTGGTTTGAGCAGTGGTTTGAGTATCGATGGAATGGATGGAGGGCTGAGTTTGACGGCTTCGGCCCAGACGCCCATGCAGGCCGGCGTGCCAATCCTGAGCACGAAGGCCGCTCAAAACGGAGCTGTCATTGTCTCGCTGGCCAGCCCAACGCCGGGAGCAACGGTGCGTTACACGGTTGACGGGATGGCGCCGACTGCGACTTCGCCAATTTATCAAGCGCCGTTTCTGGTGACTTCCAATGCGACGGTAACGGCCTACGCGACGGCTCCTGGCAATCGGGATAGCGCTGTCGTTCGCAAGAGCTTTGCTCTGAATATTCCAGCGGGAACGCTGGTTTGGAGTGATGAGTTCGACAACAAGACGAGCGCAAATCAGCAGCCGGATGCGACGGTCTGGGGCTACGAAACGGGCTCCAGTGGATTTGGCAATCATGAGCTGGAAGATTACTGCGCATGGGGATCGACTGCCGCGCCATGCGATCCGTCGCAGCCGAACGCCTACGTCGGCACGGATGGTTTGCTGCATGTTGTGGCGCGTAAAACCGCGACCGGCGCCTATACCTCGGCACGGCTGAAGTCGCAGGGATTGTTCAGCCTGCAGTACGGGCGGCTTGAGGTTCGGGCGAAGGTTCCTGAGGCGCAGGGAATGTGGCCTGCCTTCTGGACGCTGGGCAACAACATCGCAACCGTCGGATGGCCAGCCTCAGGCGAGCAGGACATTCTGGAGCGGGTGAACGCTGCACTGAAGCCGGATTGGAATGAGGGGTCGATACACGGAAAAGGCTTCGTCGGCGACGATGGCCTGGGAACGAAATTCTATTTTCCTGAAGGCCAAACGGCGTCTGGATGGCATACCTACGGGATGATCTGGAAGAAGGATTCTGTCGCGTATTACGTCGATGATCCCTCGAAGCCGTATGTGACTTACACCAATCCTGAGAGCCTGACAAAGTTCAAAAATCCAGTCTGGCCATTCGATACAGGGGATAGTGTCTTCCTGTTGATCAACTTGGCTGTGGGCGGAGATTGGCCGAAAAACCCCGACGCAACTGCTGAGTTTCCAGCCGATTTTCAGGTCGATTATGTTCGCCTCTACGCCAACTGA